The window GCGCTGTACCTGGTTGATGTAAAATACCGTGTATTCCCCGGTCAGGGCCGCGCTGTGGTTAGAGAGGTCAATGGTTGGGCCGCGATAAAACGGGGCAAATTGGCCGCTGTACCAGGCGGCCACCTGGGGTTTTGGCAAGCCCGTAGTTTCATTTAAGTACCGGGCGGCCAAATCCAGCCCTTCGCCCCAACCAATGTTGATCCGGTAAGGGGCCGTGCGCCCTCCCCCCATGAGGGGGTTGAAGTAAGCCAGGTAATAGGGATGGTAGAACAGAACCAGGAGGGCCTGGACGAGTATCGCCGCGCTCACCAGCCGGGTTGGGGTGAGCCCAAATCGGTTGACCAGGCCGGGCGGCAGATATTTGAGGGCCAGCGCGGCCAGCCACCACAGCGCCAGCGCCGAAAGCAGGCCGGTGGCAAAAAACACCGGCAGAATGTAACGGTCGCCGCGCCGGGAGATGGCGGACACCGGGATGATGAAAGCAATAACGTAAACCACCAGGCTCAGGGCCAGGGGCAGGCTGCGACGGAGCCAGTTATTCAGCGCGTCGTTGGTTTTGCGCCAATAGGCCACCAACCCGGCTCCTATCAGCCCCACTGCCCCCATCACGCCGACGGTGGTGAGGGGGGTGAGATGGTAAGGAAAAACAATTAAGTAATAGAGCGGGTTCTGGTCGCTTTGCCGGTTGCCCCAAAAAATGCCCGTGGTGCGGTGGGCGGTGCGGTTGACGCTCTGGATATTCTGGATAATCCATTGCAGGGCGTAAGCCGGCCTGGCCCACATAGAGGGCCACAGGGCAAAAAAGGCCGCTGCGGCCACCAGGCCCCACACTACCAGGGCAATGCCCAGCCTTTTCCAGCGGGTTGAACGGGCCAGGCCGGATGGGGGCCAGAGGGCGTAAAATAAACCGCTAATCACCAAGATGGGGCCAAGCAGAACTGCGGGCGTTTTGCTGAGGGCAGCCAACCCGCCAAATAGACCGGACAGCACCAGCCATTTCCAGCCGCCCTGGTCTAAATAAAGCAAAAAGGCCAAAAAGGAGAGAAACATAAAGTAGGCCAGGGGGCCGTCTACGTGGATCACGCGGGTGTGGGCCAGGATAAAGGGGTCAAAGGCAATGATCAGGGTGCCTAACAGGGCCAGCCGTTCATCCAGTAGCCGCCGGGCCAGCCGGTAAATGCCAAAAATGCTCAACGAGGCGACCAGGGCCAGGGGCACGCGCACCCACAGCAAAAAGTCCAGGGGATAGGCAAATACGCCAAATTGGGGGGTCACTTGCTCCAGGGTGGTCAGCAGATCAGCGGTGACCCAGGGCAGGGGCAGCCACCCCATATAATGAAAGAGATAACGCAGGCCAACCCCGCCGGCCCCCAAAATCAGGGTGGGCACGCCGGGATAACCCAATACCAGCGCCCCACTCCAGTCGCCCTGTAAGGCTGATTTGAGAAAAAGATGGGCAAAGTTGATCTGGTCGTCTTCGTCGGCGGTGAGAAAGGTATTGAGGGTGAGCAGGCGCGGTAATAGAATGACCAAAAAAACGCCCAGGGGCAGGGCCAGTTGCTGCCAGCGGATATTGAGGGCCGGCTTTGATTTGACCAAGCCGCGAGACGACGTTTTATCAATAAATATATCAGTCATAGGCGCAAATGGCCAGGCTGCGGATAAGTTCTTGGAAGCTCAAGCTGTCCCCAAATAATAGGTTTCTTCTCCCAAAAGGTACAGCCAGTTAATACTATTGAAATGGGGAAAATACGCAAACAGGGCCGGATGTTTTGTTGTAACTATTCGCCTTCTTGGCTTGTCATTGCGAGGGCATAGCCCGAAGCAATCTCCAATGCCGGATGGAGACTGCTTCGCCTCTGGCTCGCAGTGACATCGGAAACAGGGTGAATAGTTACGTTTTGTTTATGGTTTGGCCGGCACTTTGAGCACCTGGCCGGGCCGGATGCGGCCGGGGTCATCCAGCAGGTCGCGGTTAGCCTCAAAGATCAGGTACCACAGCCCGCCGGTGCCGTATACTTTAACCGCAATCAGCCATAAAGTGTCGCCCGGCTGGACGGTGTAAGTGCCGGGTTCGGGTTCAGGAGGTGGGGGTGGTTCCGGTTCCGGCTCCGGGGTGGGCGGAGGTTCGGGCGCGCCGGCCAGAAAGCGATGCCCTGAAGCAGCCAGCCGGTTCAGTAAGGTTTTGGTCCCGGCGATGGTGTCGCCGGCCACGCGCTCCACCCAGGCCCCGGCGTTGCGCAGGGCCGTTTCTTGGGCGGCGCTAATGCTGCTGCTATCGCCCCCAATGGTCACGTAAGGCCAGCGTCCCACAGCCTGGTGGGGTTGGAAACTAACGTCGGGCCGGAAGGCATCCAGGTAAGCCCGGGCCGCGTCCAGGTGAGCCTGGGTATCGGGCAGCAGGATAACGTGCTCGCCGGGGCCGGGTTGGGGGATTTGGCCGGGTTCCGGCGGTTGAGGTTTTTTGGCCCCTTTGGCCATCACGTAAGTTTGGTTGGCCTGCACCGTCCAGGTGGCGCGCTCGTCTGCCGGAAAAACGTTCAGGCGAATGCGTTGGCCCTCTTCCAGGCGGTACAAAATAGAAGCATGGCCGGCCCAATCCGGCAGCAGTTCCGGCGGGTTAAGGGCAATTTGTCCGCCGGCCATGGCTTTAACCGTGATATTCTCGGCCCAGGCCAGGTAAAGGTGGGTGCCTTCACTGGCCTGCCAATCCAGGGCCAAATCCTGGTGCCGCCCCCCGCCCA is drawn from Anaerolineae bacterium and contains these coding sequences:
- a CDS encoding glycosyltransferase family 39 protein, whose product is MTDIFIDKTSSRGLVKSKPALNIRWQQLALPLGVFLVILLPRLLTLNTFLTADEDDQINFAHLFLKSALQGDWSGALVLGYPGVPTLILGAGGVGLRYLFHYMGWLPLPWVTADLLTTLEQVTPQFGVFAYPLDFLLWVRVPLALVASLSIFGIYRLARRLLDERLALLGTLIIAFDPFILAHTRVIHVDGPLAYFMFLSFLAFLLYLDQGGWKWLVLSGLFGGLAALSKTPAVLLGPILVISGLFYALWPPSGLARSTRWKRLGIALVVWGLVAAAAFFALWPSMWARPAYALQWIIQNIQSVNRTAHRTTGIFWGNRQSDQNPLYYLIVFPYHLTPLTTVGVMGAVGLIGAGLVAYWRKTNDALNNWLRRSLPLALSLVVYVIAFIIPVSAISRRGDRYILPVFFATGLLSALALWWLAALALKYLPPGLVNRFGLTPTRLVSAAILVQALLVLFYHPYYLAYFNPLMGGGRTAPYRINIGWGEGLDLAARYLNETTGLPKPQVAAWYSGQFAPFYRGPTIDLSNHSAALTGEYTVFYINQVQRSFPSRELLAYFQQRNPLHVIELGGITYAWIYPGPVISQNPPKRYAFPVEALLGGGAGLIGLDIPQTTMPVDAYALSPQEKKAAAELPYGPVEGLPVTLYWETVGKIHGEHNIYIRLMDDAGNVWGQVDRMILSGLWRPDRWYTGYFLRDEYKLAIDPATPPGAYHFEVGMYDFVTGQSYGVAKNIGQLTLTAPRRVPPPNPLNLPTTLSTALNPSLTLVGHNYRDTQLPPGAEVVGKIFWQAAKAGNPDYGLEFSLVTPDRKAYVIAEMPLSPAYPPSQWRRSEIVAGAYRFRIPAIAPPGQYPLYVNVVDPQTGQGLGPVTVLANITVEAQDRNFELPAGVTPISAYLNDEIELVGYKLVDHTVTPRHSFGLRLYWRSLNFADTNYTVFVHAVGPDQVIRGQWDSQPAQGEAPTSGWIPGEVVEDSYQIPMAKDAPPWKYDIFVGMYDPLTGERLPLSSPNAPVSNNRVWLTRVQVVEQ